Proteins found in one Triticum aestivum cultivar Chinese Spring chromosome 4D, IWGSC CS RefSeq v2.1, whole genome shotgun sequence genomic segment:
- the LOC123098088 gene encoding endo-1,4-beta-xylanase 5 codes for MRSRGSFAPGHAVVFLVWWMAHCGGGLVAAMPPDGWYDYTAHTDCRGRPEPAQYNGGILKYGNGDDPNGYKTTETGVLSPAFVVYNLNKSTMYTFSGWVKLEGSPSALITARLAPDNSGTRCIGTVLARSDCWAFLKGGFVLDWPTQTSVIFFQNADRTPMKITTASASLQPFTTEQWSMHQKDTIRKRRKRMATIHVADPHGTRVVGASVSVQQTSKDFPLGSAIASTILGNDAYQKWFVDRFNAAVFEDELKWYSTEPASGLLRFDVPDQMLAFVRSHRVMVRGHNIFWENQDATPRWVKGLSPDDLRSAVNTRIQSLMTRYRGEFAHWDVNNEMLHFNFYEQRLGANATMEFFSVAQDADPLATLFMNEYNVVETCDDASSTVDAYVARLKDLRAGGAVLEGIGLEGHFSKPNIPYMRAVLDKLATLNLPIWFTEIDINNKFDAQTQAVYLEQVLREAYAHPAVSGVMLWTALHEGGCYQMCLTDWNLKNLPVGDVVDRLLQEWQTGQVAGPTDAHGAYSFSGYLGEYVVTVNAGNSSKQSTFSLSPGDETRHITVQI; via the exons ATGAGGAGCCGTGGTAGCTTTGCTCCAGGCCATGCGGTGGTGTTTCTCGTGTGGTGGATGGCGCATTGCGGCGGCGGGCTTGTCGCCGCCATGCCTCCTG ATGGTTGGTACGATTACACTGCCCACACGGAC TGCAGAGGCCGCCCGGAGCCGGCGCAGTACAACGGCGGGATTCTCAAGTACGGCAACGGCGACGACCCAAACGGGTACAAGACGACGGAGACCGGCGTGCTGTCCCCGGCGTTCGTGGTCTACAACCTCAACAAGTCCACAATGTACACCTTCTCAGGCTGGGTGAAGCTGGAGGGCTCTCCCTCGGCTCTGATCACCGCGAGGCTGGCCCCGGACAACTCCGGCACGAGGTGCATCGGGACGGTCCTCGCGAGGAGCGACTGCTGGGCGTTCCTCAAGGGTGGCTTCGTCCTCGACTGGCCAACTCAGACCTCCGTCATCTTCTTCCAG AATGCTGATAGGACCCCTATGAAGATCACCACTGCGAGCGCCTCGCTCCAGCCGTTCACGACGGAGCAGTGGTCGATGCACCAGAAAGATACGATCCGGAAG aggaggaagaggatggcCACCATCCACGTCGCCGACCCGCACGGCACCCGCGTGGTCGGCGCGTCGGTGTCCGTGCAGCAGACGTCCAAGGACTTCCCGCTCGGGTCGGCGATCGCGTCCACCATCCTGGGCAACGACGCGTACCAGAAGTGGTTCGTGGACCGGTTCAACGCGGCGGTGTTCGAGGACGAGCTCAAGTGGTACTCGACGGAGCCGGCGTCGGGGCTGCTCCGGTTCGACGTGCCGGACCAGATGCTGGCGTTCGTGCGGTCGCACCGGGTGATGGTGCGCGGGCACAACATCTTCTGGGAGAACCAGGACGCCACGCCCCGGTGGGTGAAGGGCCTGTCGCCGGACGACCTCCGCTCCGCCGTGAACACGCGCATCCAGAGCCTCATGACCCGCTACCGCGGCGAGTTCGCGCACTGGGACGTCAACAACGAGATGCTGCACTTCAACTTCTACGAGCAGCGGCTGGGCGCCAACGCCACCATGGAGTTCTTCAGCGTGGCGCAGGACGCCGACCCGCTCGCCACGCTCTTCATGAACGAGTACAACGTGGTGGAGACCTGCGACGACGCCTCCTCCACCGTGGACGCGTACGTGGCCCGGCTCAAGGACCTCCGGGCCGGCGGCGCCGTGCTGGAGGGGATCGGCCTCGAGGGCCACTTCTCCAAGCCCAACATCCCCTACATGAGGGCCGTGCTCGACAAGCTGGCCACCCTCAACCTGCCCATCTGGTTCACCGAGATCGACATCAACAACAAGTTCGACGCGCAGACGCAGGCCGTGTACCTGGAGCAGGTGCTGCGGGAGGCGTACGCGCACCCGGCCGTGAGCGGCGTCATGCTCTGGACGGCGCTGCACGAGGGCGGGTGCTACCAGATGTGCCTCACGGACTGGAACCTCAAGAACCTGCCCGTCGGGGACGTCGTCGACCGGCTGCTCCAGGAGTGGCAGACGGGGCAGGTCGCCGGGCCGACGGACGCGCACGGCGCATACAGCTTCAGCGGCTACCTCGGCGAGTACGTGGTCACCGTGAACGCCGGCAACTCCTCGAAGCAGTCCACCTTCTCGCTGTCCCCAGGGGACGAGACCAGGCACATCACCGTTCAGATATGA